A stretch of [Clostridium] innocuum DNA encodes these proteins:
- a CDS encoding amidohydrolase: MQKLYTNGTILTMKENELYSEALLIRNGSIQAVGTRKDLEPLCEADCERIDLQGACLMPSFIDAHSHMLQFANTLKFVPLKSCTCVADIQEEIKRYIEEKQLADGEWVMGFGYDHNALAEHRHPNCHELDAASRTHPIILAHSSFHMGVLNTMALQAYGLDDSVKNPEGGSYGRDEQGHLNGYMEEVTFMRGPGERVMSLENIDAYAVEAQKIYASFGITTAQEGFAHRSEVDIYERLGRSDQMLLDMVAYVDIVEDSEVVQQREDLKEYRNHFRIGGYKLFLDGSPQGKTAWMSKPYVNSGDYCGYPIYTDEQVDGYVQQALDEHRQLLVHCNGDAASQQMLNGYHHSRQKTTDTRPVMVHSQTLRPDQLPQLKETGVMPSYFVAHVYHWGDVHLVNFGKQRAENISCTASALKNHIPFTFHQDTPVILPDMLESVWAAVNRVTKNGVVLGEQQRISVLEALKAVTINAAYQYFEEDRKGTLEAGKLADLVILNEDPLKAEPMKLRDIQVMETIKEGRTIYKKAA; encoded by the coding sequence ATGCAGAAATTATATACAAATGGTACCATCCTTACGATGAAGGAAAACGAATTATACAGTGAGGCACTGCTGATCAGGAACGGAAGTATTCAGGCAGTCGGCACAAGGAAGGATCTGGAGCCTCTATGCGAGGCAGATTGTGAGCGAATCGATTTGCAGGGAGCATGCCTGATGCCCTCCTTTATCGATGCGCACTCCCACATGCTGCAGTTTGCGAACACCCTGAAATTTGTTCCGCTGAAAAGCTGCACCTGTGTTGCGGATATTCAGGAGGAAATCAAACGCTACATTGAAGAGAAACAGCTAGCGGATGGTGAATGGGTGATGGGCTTTGGCTATGACCATAATGCACTTGCTGAGCACCGGCATCCAAACTGCCATGAGCTGGATGCCGCAAGCCGTACGCATCCTATCATTCTTGCACACTCCTCCTTCCACATGGGAGTCTTAAATACCATGGCTCTGCAGGCTTATGGTCTGGATGACAGCGTGAAGAATCCGGAGGGTGGAAGCTATGGCCGTGATGAGCAGGGACACCTGAACGGATATATGGAAGAGGTTACCTTCATGCGCGGTCCCGGAGAACGTGTCATGAGTCTGGAAAACATTGATGCGTATGCCGTCGAGGCACAGAAAATCTATGCCAGCTTCGGTATTACCACAGCACAGGAGGGCTTTGCGCACAGGAGCGAGGTGGATATTTACGAACGCCTTGGCCGCAGCGATCAGATGCTGCTGGATATGGTTGCATACGTGGATATCGTGGAGGACAGCGAGGTTGTTCAGCAAAGAGAGGACCTTAAGGAGTACAGGAACCACTTTCGCATCGGCGGCTACAAGCTGTTTCTGGACGGCTCCCCACAGGGTAAGACGGCATGGATGAGCAAGCCGTATGTAAACAGCGGTGATTATTGCGGCTATCCGATCTATACGGATGAGCAGGTGGACGGCTACGTACAGCAGGCTCTTGATGAACACCGCCAGCTGCTGGTGCACTGCAACGGAGATGCCGCAAGCCAGCAGATGCTGAACGGCTATCATCACAGCAGACAGAAAACCACAGATACCCGTCCGGTCATGGTACATTCCCAAACCCTGCGTCCGGATCAGCTGCCGCAGCTGAAAGAAACCGGCGTGATGCCAAGCTATTTTGTTGCCCATGTATATCACTGGGGTGATGTACACCTTGTCAATTTCGGAAAACAGCGGGCAGAAAATATCTCCTGTACCGCCAGTGCCCTGAAAAATCACATTCCCTTTACCTTCCATCAGGATACCCCGGTTATTCTGCCGGATATGCTGGAAAGTGTATGGGCTGCAGTCAATCGTGTCACGAAGAATGGTGTCGTACTGGGTGAACAGCAGCGCATCAGTGTTCTGGAAGCACTGAAGGCTGTGACCATTAACGCCGCCTATCAGTATTTCGAGGAGGACCGCAAGGGTACACTGGAGGCCGGAAAGCTGGCAGATCTGGTTATTCTAAATGAGGATCCATTAAAGGCTGAGCCGATGAAGCTCCGTGACATTCAGGTCATGGAAACCATCAAGGAAGGCCGTACTATTTATAAAAAAGCAGCATAG
- a CDS encoding Hsp20/alpha crystallin family protein has translation MMRFLPDVFTDTFEDMWKDPFFTKSNSCMKTDVRELDGNYLLDMELPGYKKEDIHLDLKDGYLNITAAKNSSNEEKDDKGNIIRQERYSGSCARSFYVGNAIREEDIRASFDNGELKITFPKEESRKVEEKRFIPIE, from the coding sequence ATGATGAGATTTTTACCAGACGTATTTACAGACACATTTGAAGACATGTGGAAGGATCCGTTTTTCACAAAGAGCAACAGCTGCATGAAAACAGATGTTCGTGAGCTAGACGGTAACTATCTGCTGGACATGGAGCTGCCTGGTTATAAGAAGGAAGACATTCATCTGGATTTAAAGGATGGATACCTCAACATTACAGCCGCAAAAAACAGTTCCAACGAAGAGAAGGATGACAAAGGAAACATCATCCGTCAGGAGCGCTACAGCGGTTCCTGTGCTAGAAGCTTTTATGTCGGAAATGCAATCCGTGAGGAGGATATCCGTGCAAGCTTCGACAACGGCGAACTGAAAATCACCTTCCCGAAGGAAGAGAGCCGCAAGGTTGAAGAAAAACGCTTTATTCCTATTGAATAA